A region of the Antedon mediterranea chromosome 4, ecAntMedi1.1, whole genome shotgun sequence genome:
CTGTAGAGGCTTGCGGACTTTATCACAGCGAATGAAAACGTGTGTACACTTAGCTAAATCTGTATGTACGTGTACCTTACGAGAATTGTGTCACGTCGGTGTTGGACGTATGTTTTGCATAATGCGCTGCAGTCGATGAATATAGTTACTAGGGTCCAAGTCAGCATTAGTGGAAGAAGGCGTAACAAACTGCCCTGGCAAACGTAACGTGGTGCCGAAAACTAATTCTGCTGACGATAGCCCCAAGTCTTCCTTGACCACCGTGCGAAGACCAAGAAGTACTAGCGGTAAAGCATCTGACCATAGCTGAGGGTCGTCGAGGGCCTTAAGCGAACCTTTGAGTTGGCGATGGAACCTTTCTACTAATCCATTTGCTATTGGGTGGTATGATTTAGTGTGTATGCGTTTCGTACCCAGTAAGTTCACTAGCGCATTAAACAGCGATGATTCAAACTGGCTGCCACGATCGGTAGTAATGGTCGATGGTGCCCCAAACATGGACACCCATTTACAAACGAAAGCTTTAGCGACGGTTGCTGCCGAAATATCGGGAATAGGTATGGCCTCTGCCCATCTCGTAAAACGGTCAATGCATGTCAATAGGTAGCTGTTGCCGTCAGACGGTGGAAGCGGACCAACAAGGTCGATGTGGACGTCTGGTGTGGCAAAAGTTCCCAACGGTGTAATAGTGTGGAGATGTACTTTTGCCTTTTGACACTGAACACAACACTTCGCCCAGTTACGTACGTCTCGATTCATGCTAGGCCAAACGTATCGAGTACTCACTAACTTCAATTTAGCCCTAATTCCAGGATGCGATAGTGAATGTAACGAATCGAAAACGGCCCTGCGCAACTCCTTAGGGACGAAAGGTCGAGGAGTGCCCGTACTTATGTCACATACGATAGTTCCATCACTGGTGGCTATTGGTGCGTCATGTAAATCAAAAGTTGACTCCTGCAAATGACGAAGTAACTCCTCATCATTCTTCTGCTGCTCGGCCATGACTGTGAAGTCAATGACATCTGACGACTTCGCAGTAAGGACAGGTGTGTTAAAGGTGTTAAGATTGATGCGAGATAATGCGTCTGCAACTTCGTTTTGCGAACCCTTAATGTGTCGGACATCGGTGGTAAATTGTGAGATGTAATCTAGGTGACGAATCTCTCGAGGTGAGTAGCGGTCCGAGCTTGCTTTCAGTGCAAATGTGAGCGGTTTGTGGTCTGTGAGGATGAAAAATTCCCTTGCTTCAAGCAAATGACGAAAATGTCGCATAGCAAGGTAAGCGGCTAACAGTTCTCGTCCGAATGTGCTGTACCTTGTTTCAGCTGGATTCATTCTGCGCGAGAAGAATGCGATAGGATGCCAGACGTCTTTTACCATCTGTTGTAGCACACCACCAACCGCAAAGTTAGATGCATCAACCATTAAACATAATGTGGCGGATGAATCGGGATGTTCCAGATAAGTTGCCTCTGCAAGTGCTACCTTAACAGCCTCAAAAGCCGTAATCGCCGTCGGTGGTAATGTAATTGATTTTTTAGGTTTACCTGCCAGTAAATCAGTCAACGGATGAACTATATCTGAACATTGAGGAATAAAACGCCTGTAGAAGTTGATTAATCCTAAGAATTCACGCAGTTTACGGACTGTGTCGGGTACAGGAAATATTTCGATAGCTTCTATCTTGGAACGTAGTGGTCGGATACCCATGTCATCGATATGATGTCCCAGAAATGTCAAAGACGAAACTCCCCATTCACACTTGACAGGATTAACTACAATACCAAATTCTTCAAGACGGTCGAACAACAACTTGAGGTGAATTTCGTGTTCTTGTTCGTCATTGCTGGCTATGAGAAGATCGTCGATGTATGCGTATACAAAATCCAAACCACGTAAAACTTTATCGATGAACCGCTGGAATGTCTGTGCTGCGTTTCTAAGTCCAAACGGCATTCTTAAAAATTCGAACATCCCAAATGGTGTCGTTATTGCGGTTTTCGGCACATCTTCTGGTGCAACAGGTATCTGGTGATAGGCTCGTACCAGGTCAATCTTAGAGAAAACTTTCTTTCCCTGAAGCGTAGCTGTGAAATCGTGAATATGAGGGATTGGATATCTATCCGGAACTGTAGCATtattgagggctctgtagtctCCACATGGTCTCCAATCACCTTCTGTTTGCTTCGCAACCATGTGAAGCGGCGAAGACCAGCAACTTTTTGACGGTTGAATAATGCCCAGCTGAAGCATATGGTCGAACTCAGCTCGTGCGATTTTGAGTTTCTGTGGAGCCAATCTCCGAGGTCGGGCAGCGATCGATGGACCTTTGGTAGTTATACGATGAGTGACATCATGCTTAAGTTTGGCCTCTTTGAAACTCGGACGTGTAATTTTGGGAAAATATTTGCCTAGTATTGATTCATAACGTGAATCAATCACAGGTCGAGGCAAAACAGGACTAAGCGAGCAGAGCTTAGATGCAGTACCTTGCACACTTAAATTAGTTGTAGAATCAATTAACTTGCGGTGTTTAACATCGACTAACAAACCAAAATGTTGCAGAAAGTATGCGCCGACAATTGCTGAGGGAACATCGGCTATAGTAAACACCCATCTGCATGTCCGTCTAAAACCAAAATCAAGTGTTAAAGATCGTTCACCATAGGTGTTGATTTGAGAGTTGTTAACTGCTTGCAAAACAAAATCACTTTTTCGCTGTTGACGGTCTTGTTTTGTTGCAGGAAGGACGCTAATCTCGGCTCCTGTATCTACTAAAAACTTTAGTCCAGTATCTCTATCATAAATGTGAAATAAGCGACTATCAGAAACGGTGCCGGACGAATTCGTCGCAGTTATTCGCCGGCTTTGAAGTTTTCCGAAGTTGGGAAACTGCATGGCGACCTGCACCTACGTGCTGCCTTGCCAAACCGGGTGTGATACCAGCACTGCTCTGAGTCATTTTCATTGGTTTGTGTTCGTTTAGCACTGGAAGAACGGTTCCGATTTCGGCTTCTGCTCCTGCTCTTATCCCGATGTTGATCGTTTGCCAAGGATGATACCATTGCGGTCAACTTGTTAATTTCCGCTCGTAGCGTTTGAATTTCGTTTCGGTCGGCGTTAGCACTTGTCGGGTTAGAGATTGCGGCTATTCTGGGTTGGCTGGGAGACACCTCTAAAATTCTGTCGGCTAATTCCGCTATCTGAGCGACGGTAACGTTTCCGCATGTTGCGGCTAAAATCAGTTGCACGTTATTGGGCAATCGCTGAATGAACAACTGTTTCAAGATCGAATCCTCTAATGTGCGGCTGCCTAACAACTGATACATTTTGCGCAATAGTTGTGTTGGTTTTCTGTCACCCAATTCCTCCGTAGTGAGCAGTTGGTGCAACAGTTTCTTCTCCGAATCGGAGGTCCGCTTAATTAACTCTTCCTTTAACTTGCTGTATGGACCCTCAGCAGGAGGAGCTAAGAGCAGATCACGTACCTCCGGGACGATCGAAGGCTGTAACGACGCCACGATATAGGCAAATTTCGTAGCTTCCGTGGTAATATTGCGAGTTACGAACTGCGCTTCCACTTGGGCAAACCATATCGCGGGATCGTTAGCCCAAAATGGGGGTAGCTTGATGGTAAATGCCGCTAAAGGTAATGCGCGTTGCGTGGCGACTGGTACCCCAGCATTACCTCCCGCTTGATCCACCGCAACTGCTGCTTCGGCTGGAGGAGCATCTTCCATCTTCGCttcaaacaattaattgttttaggcctaccttataattaaaactaaaaGTAAACTGTGTAACAGAAATGTTTTCAAAAATAGTTGTACGTAGTACTATATATATAGTACGATCAATGCTGTTTGCTGCCTCGTATACAGGATAGGCTTAGATAGGCCGAGTATCGctaataatacagtagaaccttcgttttacgtaccctgattttacgttcccttgattttacgt
Encoded here:
- the LOC140047833 gene encoding uncharacterized protein, with amino-acid sequence MEDAPPAEAAVAVDQAGGNAGVPVATQRALPLAAFTIKLPPFWANDPAIWFAQVEAQFVTRNITTEATKFAYIVASLQPSIVPEVRDLLLAPPAEGPYSKLKEELIKRTSDSEKKLLHQLLTTEELGDRKPTQLLRKMYQLLGSRTLEDSILKQLFIQRLPNNVQLILAATCGNVTVAQIAELADRILEVSPSQPRIAAISNPTSANADRNEIQTLRAEINKLTAMVSSLANDQHRDKSRSRSRNRNRSSSAKRTQTNENDSEQCWYHTRFGKAARRCRSPCSFPTSENFKAGE